A genomic segment from Fundulus heteroclitus isolate FHET01 chromosome 6, MU-UCD_Fhet_4.1, whole genome shotgun sequence encodes:
- the LOC105934588 gene encoding eotaxin, whose product MISIKVTVMVATLVTLCILSTDMQPAHIGCCRRYTVGRIRFQDIKGISVQNSTEQCPFSAIIFHTAKGKRCVNPALEWVMDCVNRIEYISLKVNQKAQEKD is encoded by the exons ATGATATCAATCAAGGTCACAGTGATGGTGGCGACACTTGTTACTCTTTGCATCCTGTCTACAGACATGCAGCCag CGCACATAGGTTGCTGTCGAAGATACACGGTTGGTAGGATCCGGTTTCAAGATATCAAAGGTATCTCAGTGCAGAATAGCACAGAACAATGTCCCTTTAGTGCTATcat TTTCCACACAGCAAAAGGGAAAAGATGTGTCAACCCGGCTCTGGAATGGGTGATGGACTGCGTCAACCGAATAGA ATATATCTCACTAAAAGTTAATCAGAAGGCCCAAGAGAAGGATTAG